One region of Tamandua tetradactyla isolate mTamTet1 chromosome 6, mTamTet1.pri, whole genome shotgun sequence genomic DNA includes:
- the ZNF623 gene encoding zinc finger protein 623, with amino-acid sequence MTSEKLTVMEPSVLESGEVCEPRLGGLLGSPEGQSLRHSPSQEGGFRQVRVTHWKIQTGEPAHMCNISGRNPMLNSNLLILQRELIKGEAIQCDTCGKSFTFNSDLIRHQISHTGEKAYQCDQCGKGFSQSSHLTEHQRIHTGERLYVCNVCGTDFIHYSSLIDHQRVHTDEKPFKCAQCEKAFCHSSDLIRHQRVHTRERPYECKECGKGFSQSSLLIRHQRIHTGERPYECNECGKSFIRSSSLIRHYQIHTEVKQYECKECGKAFRHRSDLIEHQRIHTGERPFECNECGKAFIRSSKLIQHQRIHTGERPYVCNECGRRFSQTSNFTQHQRIHTGEKLYECNECGKAFFLSSYLIRHQKIHTGERVYECKECGKAFLQKAHLTEHQKIHTGERPFECKVCGKAFIQSSKLLLHQMIHTGEKPYVCSHCGKGFIQRSNFIQHQKVHA; translated from the coding sequence ATGACATCAGAAAAACTCACAGTGATGGAGCCCTCGGTACTAGAGTCTGGAGAAGTCTGTGAACCCAGATTAGGGGGACTGTTGGGAAGCCCAGAAGGACAGAGTCTGAGACACTCGCCCTCTCAAGAGGGAGGTTTCAGGCAGGTGAGAGTTACTCATTGGAAAATCCAGACAGGAGAGCCAGCCCATATGTGTAATATATCAGGAAGAAACCCAATGCTGAACTCCAACCTCCTTATACTTCAGAGAGAGCTTATAAAAGGGGAAGCTATTCAGTGTGATACTTGTGGCAAGAGCTTCACATTTAATTCAGACCTAATTAGACATCAGATTTCTCATACTGGGGAGAAAGCTTATCAATGTGATCAGTGTGGGAAAGGATTCAGTCAGAGCTCTCACTTGACTGAGcaccagagaattcacactggagaaagaCTGTATGTGTGCAATGTGTGTGGGACAGACTTCATCCACTATTCCAGTCTTATTGACCATCAGAGAGTACATACAGATGAAAAGCCCTTCAAATGTGCTCAGTGTGAGAAAGCATTCTGCCACAGCTCAGACCTTATTCGACACCAGAGAGTTCATACTAGAGAGAGACCTTACGAATGCAAAGAATGTGGAAAAGGCTTCAGTCAGAGTTCATTACTTATTcgacatcagagaattcacacgGGAGAAAgaccctatgaatgtaatgaatgtgggaaatccttcaTTCGGAGCTCAAGCCTCATTCGGCATTATCAGATCCACACGGAAGTGAAACAGTATGAATGTAAAGAGTGCGGGAAGGCCTTCCGGCATCGCTCAGATCTTATTgaacatcagagaattcacactggagagagacCCTTCGAATGTAacgaatgtgggaaagcctttattCGGAGTTCAAAACTTATTCAGCaccagagaattcatactggagaaagACCTTATGTTTGTAATGAATGTGGGAGACGCTTCAGCCAGACATCAAACTTCACTCAGcaccagagaattcacactggagagaaactctatgaatgtaatgaatgtgggaaagcattcTTTCTGAGTTCTTACCTTATTCgacaccagaaaattcacactggagaaagaGTATATGAATGTAAAGAATGTGGAAAGGCCTTTCTCCAGAAGGCCCATCTTACTGAGCATCAGAAAATCCACACTGGGGAGAGACCTTTTGAATGTAAAGtctgtgggaaagctttcattcaaaGCTCAAAGCTTCTTCTCCATCAGATGATTCATACTGGAGAAAAGCCCTATGTATGTAGTCATTGTGGGAAAGGCTTTATTCAGAGGTCAAACTTCATTCAACACCAGAAAGTTCATGCTTAA